The Oncorhynchus mykiss isolate Arlee chromosome 8, USDA_OmykA_1.1, whole genome shotgun sequence genome includes the window gcaggctgaccctaAGCGGTAGGCTACTGAACGGAGAAACGCACACGTTTTGTTGTTCTCACAAGCACTGTTAATGTTTACAACTTTATTTTACTTGTATCTCATGTATCTTATCTATGTATTGCCATATTGTCTACTGTCAGGTGGAATATATCTATGTTGAGGTCATTGACATGTATTGTACCAATATATTGAGGTCACTGACTTGTCAGTCATATGATACTCATATAGCCCATTCTCTTAGGTGGGGTATATTGGCTTTTATTGTGCTTAAACTATTGTCTGTATGAATATGTGTAACATGTCTAACCTGTGTATCTATAATCTCCTCTCTCAGGTTCCCAAGTGGGATCCCCAACCTGGCGAGCTACATCCATGACCGGGGGCTGAAGCTGGGTATCTATGGGGACATGGGCACACTCACATGTGGAGGGTACCCTGGGACCCCCCTGGACAAGATCACTATAGACGCTCAGACTTTCGCTGACTGGAAAGTGGACATGCTGAAGTTTGACGGCTGCTACTCCAACGCTACGGAGCAGgagcagggtgaggaagggaggagagttGTGGGTGGACATACTGAAGGTTGAAATGGGAGATAAGTGGTTTACTCAACCCTCAGTTGCTTGCTTGACACAGTTCTTTCTTATAGGCTACCCTGCCATGTCAAAGGCTCTGAACGCTACCGGACGCCCCATTGGCTACTCATGCAGTTGGCCAGCCTACCAGGGTGGACTCCCACCCAAGGTTAATCAAATTTAATTTAAATAATTCAATATTTTTGTAATAAGTCAATCCAGTTTATATACAgatcatatttaaacattttctAAGTTGACCTCTTCTACATTTGTTTCTCAGGTGAACTACACCCAACTGGGAGAGATCTGTAACCTGTGGCGTAACTATGGTGACATAGAGGACTCGTGGAATAGTGTGCTGAGCATTGCTGATTGGTTCTTCAACAACCAAGACGTCCTGCAGCCTGCAGCTGGACCCGGCCGGTGGAATGACCCTGACATGGTCTGTCTTTGTCAAACTCTCCATTTCACTGTAGAGGAAATGTTGCTATTCAATGAATTAACCAATTTGTCGTGCATATTCAGATTGAGGAGATTACCGAGTATGTTTTAGCTTCTGGCTgaactgactgtgtgtgtattctaGCTGGTGGTCGGGGACTTCGGGCTGAGCATGGATCAGTCTCGGTCTCAGATGGCTCTGTGGGCCATCATGGCTGCTCCTCTCTTCATGTCCAACGACCTGAGGACCATTAGTAGCGGGGCACGCACCATCCTGCAGAACAAGGTGGCCATCGGCATCAACCAGGACCCCATGGGCGTCCAGGGTAGACGCCTGATCAAGGTAAGACCCACATATATCTTATAGTCTTATCATGGTCAAATATTCCTCCTGAGTTGTGTTGTTGAGCTGAATCTAAATGTCCTCAATCTTAttattctctcctccttcaatctttttttctctctctctctgtaccttgctTCCTGTCTGATTCTCAGGAGAAGAGCGGTATTGAGGTGTTCTGGCGCCCTCTGTCTGATAAGGCCAGTGCTCTAGTGTTCTTCAGTCGTCGTACTGACATGCCTTACCGCTACCAGGCCTCCCTGGGACAACTCAACTACACCACTGGCAGCTACAAGGTCAGTCTGGTCCCGGTTTCTCTAAGTCATATTGCTGGCGTTGCCTCAATCATGCCATTTCATGCCATGCCATCCTTTTTCCCTTCATGTCCCGTACTCTCTCACCTTCCTTTCTCCAGATCTATGATGTGTTTGCGGAGCGGGAAATGCCCACACTGAAGGACTCCACAAACTTTGTTGTGTCCATCAACCCCTCGGGTGTGGTCATGTGGTATATCTCAGCCCCTGCTGACCAGGACGAGAACACCCACATCGGGGGAAAGCTCAGGGGACCCGCCTTCCATCGCCACGCCAACGGTATCTCACCCATTGTACTGTAACCTTCCCCTTTGTCTTTGATGTCTCCTTAAGATGATACCTGTTTTCTCCCAGCTCTACTTTTTCACTAATCCAACATAATATAAGCCATTTAGCAGACTTTTTAATCCAAAGCGATTTAGTCATGCGTGcttacattttacgtatgggtaaTCCCGGGAACATTCTCATCAATGAATACCTCAAGGAAGGGAGCAAAGTAGTTCTTTCCTGAATGGACAGAGCAAATGCTATTTTAATGTTGTTCCACAAAGATGACAGTTGTCTCCCTGAGATGACATCACTCTACTCAGGAATGTTCTGATTATGCAATCGACAGTAACCATGATGATGCTGGTCACTGCCACTGCACTGTAGTTTTTTATTTTCGCAAGTTTTAATTTAAAAGGTACTCCTATTTTCATTGCACTAGTTTTTAATGTTCTGGATTTAAGGGCTCTGGTGGGAAATGTTTTCAAGGAATATCAGGAAATTATCAGATAGCTTATTTTAAATGATTGATGCTGTGAatgatttttgtattttcttaagtGTTCAAAAACCAATAAACACTTTTTTTCCCAGTGCGTATTGTCTTTTCTTTGTTCCTTTAGTCTACTCACTGAAGCAGTCCAGACTCTTTAGATTATTTTACATTTCTTGTTTTACTTGTGGACTGTAATTCAGCGGCCgagtacagagagagattggAATGGAGAGAGCTGCCAAGTACGGCCTGCATGTAGTAGTAATAATTAAGGTCTACACACAATTGGACGGTACGAAGACAGTGACTGGGCAGTTTTGTTTGTAGAGGACACAGAAATACAAGGTCACATTAAAGTTgtgtacagtactactactaGTCATCCTTCCATCTAGCTCTGACAGTGGATGATGACACAGACCAACTGCACAtagaactagaatgagattctatttctatgcaacCGTCATTGTGATGTGACTGATGTCCGATTGAACTCTGCTGCAACAGAACTCCTAATTACTTAGGACTTGCAAGCTCAAAAGATGCTTTTAGGAAACGCATTTATTATTATGGCAGATTTTTTGAATTATTTGAAAAAGCATCCTGTTAAGAAACGTGTTAGAACCCTTTTCAGAAAAATGTCCATGTCCAACAGCCGTTGGCCACCACCGTCCACCAGAACCTGGTTGCCTGCAGCTCTTTGGCTCCCAACACAGTGGCTCCCACCCAGGAAACACCCCTCCAACAGCCACAATGGTCCACCTAACTTCAACAGGCCTTCTACTACAACATCTTTCTACAGGCCCGTGGAAACACCACCCCTCAAAGTGGCTACATCCACCACCTCTCCTAGTAGGTACACCAGCCCATCCCTTCCAAGTTGGTTCATCCAACCTCCTGtggcccagctccagtcctgtaTGGGGACATTATATTGACTATGTGGACTGGACTTAGGGGCCACAGGTGAACACCAAGTGCTTCCCTTCACTGGCCTCATCCCTTGATGaagtacagtcatggccaaaagttttgagaatgacacaaatattcattttcacaaagtcggttgcctcagtttgtatgatggcaatttgcatatactccagaatgttatgaagagtcatcagatgaattgcaattatttGCAAAGTCCTTATTTGTCATGCAAATTATCtgaatcccccccccaaaaaagatttccactgcatttcaaccctgccacaaaaggaccagctgacatcatgtcagtgattctctcgttaacacaggtgtgagtgttgatgaggacaaggctggagatcactctgttatgctgattgagttcaaataacagactggaagcttcaaaatgagggtggtgcttggaatcattgttcttcctctgtcaatcatggttacctgcaaggaaacacgtgctgtcatcattgctttgcacaaaagggcttcataggcaaggatattgctgccagtaagattgcacctaaatcaaccatttatcaggtcatcaagaacttcaaggagagcggttcaattgttgtgaagaaggcttcagggcgcccaagaaattccagcaagcgccaggaccgtctcctaaagttgattcagctgcgggatcggggcactaCCACTAcaaagcttgctcaggaatggcagcaggcaggtgtgagtgcatctgcacgcacagtgaggcaaagacttttggaggatggcctggtgtcaagaagggcagcaaagaagccacttctctccaggaaaaacatcagggacagactgatattctgcaaaaggtacagggattggactgctgaggactggggtaaagtcattttctgtgatgaatcccctttcggattgtttggggcatccagaaaaaagcttgtccagagaagacaaggtgagcgctaccatcagtcctgtgtcatgccaacagtaaagcatcctgagaccattcatgtgtggggttgcttctcagccaactCACTTACAatttttgcctaagaacacagccacgaattaagaatggtaccaacacttcCTCCGAGagcaaccatccaggaacagtttggtgacaaacaatgccttttccagcatgatggagcaccttgccataaggcaaaagggaTAAccaagtggctcggggaacaaaacattgatattctgggtccatgaccaggaaactcctgagaccttaatcccatttagaacttgtggtcaatcctcaagaggtgggtggacaaacaaaaacccacaaattctgacaaactcaaagcattgattatgcaagaatgggctgccatcagtagGCTGCCAtcaggatgtagcccagaagccaattgacagcatgccagggcggattgcagaggtcttgaaaaagaagggtcaacactgcaaatattgactctttgcatcaacttcatgtaattgtcaataaaagcctttgacacttatgaaatgcttgtaattatacttcagtattccatagtaaaatctgagaaaaatatctaaagacactgaggcagcaaactttgtggaaattaatatctgtcattctcaaaacttttggccacgactatagAGCCAAATGGATGTGGACATGGTAGAGGATAAAACAGTCAAGAGCAGGAGCTGTTCAAAAGGAGGAATGTctcaggaagagaaggagaagctTCCTGGAGCCTTATGCCAAGAGAAGGAGGTGCTAGGAGgccaagaggagggagaaagtCAGGCCTCCATCTCCACAACCTCATTagacagtcaagttcttccagaaAGATTTAACTTCGATTAAGCTAATGGCTTAATTTGTCAGACCCCTAATGATCTTGTAACACCACAATTGTGGGTTTTAATCTAcgcaatatgtttttttttatataacacAATCTTGGGTTCACACTATACACATTCACAACAACCATATGCTCAGTCCCAGAGATAGTCCTTGCTGCTAGAGAGTCGTTAAGAGGGCCTCCGCCACCACCCATCGGTCGCTCATCTGCCATTGGTTTGTGTGTTTTGTCGGTAGTTGTTTGGCAGTCGTTCCTCGTCGTCATAAAGTGTGTGGCACCCAGTCTATGGTCCGGTCCAGTACAGGCGACAGATGGGGGAGAGGAAAAAATGCATGAGCAGGGAGCCACTGGTCCCCCTTTGGTGGCAAGGTCATTGACAGCAGGGTGTGACGTGGTCCCGGTGATGATAGCGGCAGTGGTCTTCCTTCTCCAGCAGCCGACCCAGAGTCGTCTTCTTCGTTGGGGTTTAACGGTGGTTGGCATCCAATAGAATGTTGCAGTACCTCCAACTGTATTTCTACTTTAtctgctacatactgtatactactctACTCACCCATATCCCTCTATGCAAACTACAGAGTTCTTCCAACATCTTCTATAGATTCTCTGCAGTTACGTCTTGGACTTCCAGAAAACATCTGTCCGCTTTCACATTAAGGGCAATTCTCTCAGACCTACTTTCTACTTGCGCAGCGCAATTCACGACCATCGCGGCCAAGAACCTGGATTTATCAACGCACAGTTTTTGGAGTCCACACACTGACATGGGAACATTCACTATTGCCATTGGCCTTTCAAAGCAACAGAGGGAGtgttccctccctctccaccctcaaCCCTTCTCACTGCCTCTCCATGCGTAACACCCTGTCCTACTCTGACTTTAGCTACCTGTATGCGCCGGGGCTCGACCTCCAGACATCCACCACATCTCGACTGTACCTTCTTGCACACTGACGCTACATGGCCAAACCTCTGTCTGTGAAAACACTAGGGAGATGTTAGAGCGTGTGCTAATCAGGGAGAACCTCCAAATCAAGGCACAGCATCACGGCCAGACTGTCCTCCCTCTAGCCACCTTGATTTCTGGTTAATCGTCAGGCTCAACACATGCCAGGAACCTTCGGAAGTTGCTCAACCTATAAGTATAGGCACTGTTATCACCCCCTTGAGAGGATCTATTTTCTAGTTTACTCTCCACCCACCCCGATAACTCAAATTGATCAGACAAAACCCCATGCTTGATTTTGTCCTTGAATCGCACTCCAATTATTGAAGAATCCTCGTGGATTTCTATTTCCTGACTCTGTTTCCTTTCCGTTCTTCCCAGACACGGGCTCTTCCTCATTCTCTTCAACTCCCTCAAACTCCATTTCACTCCCTCCATGGTTCCTTATTAACATAGGCATTGCAACATATTTTAAATGAAAGATCACTGCAAACTCAAAAAAAGTAATTCATACACACAAAAAGGAATGATCTCCAATTGGGTGAAAAATAAAGGAGGGCAACAGGTGACATGCAGTATGTGCTTTGCATAACAAGCTCTGCAACTATGTTACTATTTTGCAATAAATTgcaattgtgatttttttttaaatccactttGTGACTAGCTCTACTATATCAGACAGTTTGCAATTGTGAAGGGTAAGCTGTGCTCTGAAAGATCCTGTGCTCTGGCGTCCTACTATCAAGTCCTTGAACCAGACTTTCACAGCAAGAACACTGAGGATTGTTGTTTAGTCTGTGCTGGTCTTAAAATAAAACACgcacacatatcacacacacacaccagtgggtCTCGGCTTCCGAACCACTATCTGGGAAGCTCTATCTGTGTTAAGCCAGTAGAGGTAGCAGCAGACCACAGTGCAGTGCTGTTGAGAAGTTTTTTTAATGCGGCTTAACAGCAATGGAATTGCTGGAGTGTCAGACACAGAAACAACCAATCAAACAAGCTGTATATGGTGTGATTTGACTTGAatgacagacacatacagactgaCGGACTGAGACAGACGGATTGACTGATCTCATCCCTGTCTGTTCTCCCTCTTTTGTCCTGGTTTTCACTTCCttttcttctcttccctctcctacTTTATCTGTTCATTCCTACACCCCCCAGTCTTTCTTTACTTCATtcatcttccctcctcttcctctgttcctccctctccttctcctcctcctcctgtgctTTGTGAATTGTATTGTGTCTGACCTTGGCCTTAAAGGAGTGTGCACACAGACCAGATTGCAGTCCTTTGTCTGGTCACATGATTGGATGGTAGACGCTCCAGTGGGTAGGTTGTTGTGTGACACAAGTAAACTCAGGGAGCTATTTATCTGGCCAAAGGGAGGAAGGGGTTCTCCTATtagcacgcatgcacacatatATAAGCTTACTTGATTACTCTTAATCGCAATGAGAGACCGAGGCCCCATATGTATGCTATAGGGCCTTGGATATGTAGAGGACACAGTATGTGTTGTTGTATGCTATAGGGCCTTGGATATGTAGAGGACACAGTATGTGTTGTTGTATGCTATAAGGCTTATTTTGTCTGAGTATGTTTCAGATTAGCCAAACTGGGTAGTTTAAGAATAGATGCATTGGTACGcgcagcagtggaggctgctgaggggaggatgccTCTTAATTATGACTGGAAAGGAgcaaatggaaaccatgtgtttaatgtatttcacattccacccattccgctccagccattaccacgagcccatcctccctaactaaggtgccaccaacctactGTGACGTGCAGTTATGTGCTGCTGCAAATGCaaacacacaaggacacacatgGTGTGGCAGGTCGTCTCAGGCCACATTTGGTGTGTGTATTTGGGGGAAAGGGACCTTTGCCTTCCCTTCTTCTCCTTTCACTTATCTCAGATATCCGCCGGCTGGGCGAATGTGCCACATCTCTCATTGTCAAGGTCTCTACCATTTGGGaacaagaagagagggagagagaagcaagggagtgtgagtgagggagcaagagagagatgt containing:
- the LOC110529695 gene encoding alpha-N-acetylgalactosaminidase, translating into MRFAVALCVLALFVATLALDNGLMRTPPMGWLAWERFRCDIDCQNDPKNCISEVLFRDMADRLAEDGWRELGYVYVNIDDCWASKDRDSNGRLQADPKRFPSGIPNLASYIHDRGLKLGIYGDMGTLTCGGYPGTPLDKITIDAQTFADWKVDMLKFDGCYSNATEQEQGYPAMSKALNATGRPIGYSCSWPAYQGGLPPKVNYTQLGEICNLWRNYGDIEDSWNSVLSIADWFFNNQDVLQPAAGPGRWNDPDMLVVGDFGLSMDQSRSQMALWAIMAAPLFMSNDLRTISSGARTILQNKVAIGINQDPMGVQGRRLIKEKSGIEVFWRPLSDKASALVFFSRRTDMPYRYQASLGQLNYTTGSYKIYDVFAEREMPTLKDSTNFVVSINPSGVVMWYISAPADQDENTHIGGKLRGPAFHRHANGISPIVL